The Afifella aestuarii genomic interval CGGCATGGACGGCACGATGACGTTGATCGCGAACGGGCTGAGCGTCGAAATGACGACGAGGCTCAAGAGGCTTGGCCGCCGCCCCTCAGGTGACAGGGCGGGGGCGTCGGATATTGAAGACGGCATAAGATCTCGGCGGAGGCGAGGGGAGGGGTGGATGACCCGATAGCATCCAACCGCGCCCGGCAGAAGGGGCGCGATCAGCGTGCCGGCGGTGCCGTCAGCGCTTTGCGGGCCTCCGAAGCCCCGACCTGACGCTCCCGATAGAAGGTGTAGATGCCGGTCGCAATCAAGATGCCGGTGCCGATGAAGAGGAGCGGCCCCGGCCACGCGCCGAAGACGAGCACCTGCGCAAGCACAGCCCAGATCATGAACGAATAGCGAAATGGCGCGACGACGGAGATGTCTCCCGTGCGCATCGCGGCGATGATCAGGGTGTAGCCCGCGACCGTGCACAGTCCGGAGACGAAGATGGTGGCGAGCACGGCCGCATCGGGCATCACGGGCTCTTCGAAGAGCATGAGAAAGCCGCCGAAGAGACCGACGGAGATTGCGGCGGCCGTCGTGACGGCGAGCGTGGGCAGGCCTTTCGGCAATTGCTTGGAAGCGAGATCGCGCAGAACGACCGCGAAGACGCTGAGGAGCGCGACGAGCGACCAGATGTTGAAGCCGTCGAGACCTGGCTGAATGACGAGGAGCGCCCCGCTGAAGCCGACCGCGATCGCAGTCCAGCGCCTTCGGCCGACGGTTTCGCCGAGAAAGAGCGCAGCTCCCGCCGTGGTGGCGAGCGGCACCACCTGCAGGATCGCCGAAGCGTTGGCGAGCGGCAGGCGGAACAGGGCGGAGAGGTAAAGCCCCGCTGCCGCCACCTCGCCCAGGGTGCGCCAGATGAGCGTCTTATGGAAAAGCAGACTGCGATTGGCGAAGGCGCCGCGGCGCACCGCGAGTACGATGACGATCGGCGACACGATCAGACCGCGCAGAAAGATGATCTCGCCGGTCGGCAGATCGGCGCTCGCAACCTTCACCAGCGTGTCGTTGACGATGAACGTCACCATCGCTGCGAGCATCAGGAGAATGCCGCGCTGGTTTTCGCTCGGCAGGGCAGGCACAGGCGGCATGGGGAAACGGGCTTCTGGCGGGTTGATCGAAGCTTATGCTTAGGCGGCTTCTTGGGCCGCGACCAGAGCTCAGCCGCCCGTCATGCTCATATGCCGTGCAACCGCCGGACGTCGGTGATGGCGATCGATGACGAAATCGTGCCCCTTCGGCTTACGGGTGATCGCTTCGTCGATGGCCTGCGCGAGGATCGCATTGCCTTCAGAGGCGCGCAATGGGGCCCGCAGATCGGCCGCATCTTCCTGGCCGAGACACATGAAGAGCGTGCCCGTGCACGTCACCCGCACGCGATTGCAGCTCTCGCAGAAATTATGCGTGAGCGGGGTGATGAAGCCGAGCCTGCCGCCTGTCTCCTCGACCTCGACGTACCGCGCCGGCCCGCCGGTCTTGTAGGGGATGTCCGTCATGGTGAAGCGCTCTGAAAGTCGCGCACGGACGGTGGAGAGCGGCAAATATTGGTCGGTGCGGTCGCCTTCGATCTCGCCGAGCGGCATCGTCTCGATCAGCGTCAGATCCATGCCCTGACCATGGGCAAAGCGGATCATCTCCGGGATTTCGTGTTCGTTCACGTCTTTCAACGCGACGACGTTGAGCTTCACCTGAAGTCCTGCGTCCTGCGCCGCCTTGAGGCCCGCCATCACGCGGCCGAGATCGCCCCAGCGTGTGATGGCCTTGAACTTGTCGTGATCGAGCGTGTCGAGGGAGACGTTGATCCGGCGCACGCCGAGTGCTGCGAGATCGTGCGCGTAACGTTCGAGCTGTGAACCGTTCGTCGTCAGGGTCAGCTCCTCCATCCGCCCGGTGGTGAGATGGCGCCCGAGCGCCTCGATCAGCCACATGATGTTGCGGCGCACGAGAGGCTCCCCGCCGGTCAGGCGCAGCTTGCGCACGCCTTTGTCGATAAAGGCGGTGCACAGGCGCTCCAATTCCTCAAGCGACAGAAGATCCCGCTTGGGCAGGAAGGTCATGTCCTCGGCCATGCAATAGACGCAGCGGAAATCGCAGCGGTCGGTCACTGAGACGCGCAGATAGGAGATCGACCGCCCGAACGGGTCGATCATCGGCGCTGTCTCCGACGCCGTGTCGACCGGCGTGACGGTCGCGATGTCGGATGTCTGCACGATGGAATTCACTGACGCCTCATTGTTCCGTTTGCCTGCCTTCCCTTCGCCTGCGATCGGCAAATGGTGCTGGCAAGTCGTTTCCCGCCCTTATAGGAGAAGAATGTAATGGCCCCGCCGTCCGCGTCAAATGGCAGCGCGGCGCCGGAGCCCCTTGAAGGAGACATGATGGCGGAACCCTGGCCGACCGAAATCCGTCTGAAGAAGGACCGGCACATGCTGGCCGTCAGTTTTGAGAGCGGCGAGACGTTCGAGCTGCCGGCGGAGTATCTGCGGGTCTTTTCACCCTCCGCCGAGGTGCAGGGGCATTCGCCGTCCGAGCGCAAGCTCGTCTCGGGAAAGGCCGATGTGATGGTGATCGAAGTCGAACCGATCGGCAATTACGCCGTCCGTCTGCATTTCGACGATCTGCACAACAGCGGGATCTTCACCTGGTCCTATCTCTACCGGCTCGGACAGGACTTCGGCTCCCTGTGGGCGGGCTATCTGGAAGAGCTGGCCGAAAACGGTCTCTCCCGCCGCTGAACGGGGCAGGTGGGACTTCTCTCAGAGCTCAGAACGAAAACGGTCGGCGCAGGCGCCGCCCCATGGAGCTTGAAACGAAAACGGCCGGCGCAAGCGCCGGCCGTCGCTAAATCGTGTCGTCGAATCGCCCTAGCGGCGCACGACCACCTTCGTGCCGACATTAACCCGTTCGTAGAGGTCTGTGACGTCGTCGTTGGTCATGCGAATGCAGCCCGAGGAGACCGCCGTGCCGATCGTCCAGGGCTCGTTCGAACCGTGGATGCGATAGTAGGTGTTGCCGATGTAGAGCGCGCGGGCACCGAGCGGATTGTTGGGGCCACCCTCCATATGCGCCGGCAGGCCCGGCTGACGCTTGCGCATCGCCGGCGGCGGCGTCCAGCCCGGCCACTCCGCCTTGCGCGTCACGCGGTGCGTGCCGGCCCACTGGAAACCCTCGCGGCCGACGCCGACGCCGTATTTCAGCGCCTTGCCGTCTTCCATCACGTAGTAGAGGCGGCGCTCGCCGGTATCCACGATGATCGTGTTCGGGCCGTAAGGGCCAGTGTAATCCACCACCTCACGCTGCACCGGAGACTTGCCATGGAGGCGGGAGCCCGGGCCGAAGCTCAGCCATTGCTTGGAAACGGGATCAAAAAATCTTGCCGTCGGCTGCGCCGAGGCGTTGGGAGCAAAAGAAACGGCGCTAACAAGCGCCACAGCGACCGCAGTCGCAAGTAATCCAAACTTTCTCATTACCGTCCCCGGAAAGGCTGGCGAGTTGATGTGTCACTTTAACCTCTGTGTCGAATCGCTCTCAAAAGGCAAGCACCGGGCGGCCCGCGGTGCGGCGCCTTGACGCTTTTGCAACCGTATGTGGCTCGCCTGCCACGCTCGGCCCCGGGCGTCGTCGGCAAGTCTTCCCCACCGCGCCGCCGACAGCGCGTCTTGCGCTGCCGCATTTGATTGCTAAAGCAACCTCAGCTGAGCCAACGGACAGGTCATGGCCGATTTCATTCTCACCTTCTCCTGCCCCAATCGTCCGGGCATCGTCGCAGCCGTCGCGACCTCACTCGTCTCCAGTGGCTACAACATCCTGGAGGCGCAGCAATTCGATGATGCCGAAACCGGCCACTTCTTCATGCGGGTTCTCTTCAATCCCGTGCTGGAAGGGGCCGACATCGAAGAGTTCCGCGAAAAGCTCGCGGA includes:
- a CDS encoding DMT family transporter codes for the protein MPPVPALPSENQRGILLMLAAMVTFIVNDTLVKVASADLPTGEIIFLRGLIVSPIVIVLAVRRGAFANRSLLFHKTLIWRTLGEVAAAGLYLSALFRLPLANASAILQVVPLATTAGAALFLGETVGRRRWTAIAVGFSGALLVIQPGLDGFNIWSLVALLSVFAVVLRDLASKQLPKGLPTLAVTTAAAISVGLFGGFLMLFEEPVMPDAAVLATIFVSGLCTVAGYTLIIAAMRTGDISVVAPFRYSFMIWAVLAQVLVFGAWPGPLLFIGTGILIATGIYTFYRERQVGASEARKALTAPPAR
- the moaA gene encoding GTP 3',8-cyclase MoaA, translated to MNSIVQTSDIATVTPVDTASETAPMIDPFGRSISYLRVSVTDRCDFRCVYCMAEDMTFLPKRDLLSLEELERLCTAFIDKGVRKLRLTGGEPLVRRNIMWLIEALGRHLTTGRMEELTLTTNGSQLERYAHDLAALGVRRINVSLDTLDHDKFKAITRWGDLGRVMAGLKAAQDAGLQVKLNVVALKDVNEHEIPEMIRFAHGQGMDLTLIETMPLGEIEGDRTDQYLPLSTVRARLSERFTMTDIPYKTGGPARYVEVEETGGRLGFITPLTHNFCESCNRVRVTCTGTLFMCLGQEDAADLRAPLRASEGNAILAQAIDEAITRKPKGHDFVIDRHHRRPAVARHMSMTGG
- a CDS encoding gamma-butyrobetaine hydroxylase-like domain-containing protein, whose amino-acid sequence is MAEPWPTEIRLKKDRHMLAVSFESGETFELPAEYLRVFSPSAEVQGHSPSERKLVSGKADVMVIEVEPIGNYAVRLHFDDLHNSGIFTWSYLYRLGQDFGSLWAGYLEELAENGLSRR
- a CDS encoding L,D-transpeptidase, giving the protein MRKFGLLATAVAVALVSAVSFAPNASAQPTARFFDPVSKQWLSFGPGSRLHGKSPVQREVVDYTGPYGPNTIIVDTGERRLYYVMEDGKALKYGVGVGREGFQWAGTHRVTRKAEWPGWTPPPAMRKRQPGLPAHMEGGPNNPLGARALYIGNTYYRIHGSNEPWTIGTAVSSGCIRMTNDDVTDLYERVNVGTKVVVRR